In the Telopea speciosissima isolate NSW1024214 ecotype Mountain lineage chromosome 6, Tspe_v1, whole genome shotgun sequence genome, AAGCATGCTTATGAATAGCTTCCACTGTGGAACTTCACTTTTTCTCATGAAAGATGCAAATAGAAAAGGTTGAGGACTTGGGTTCCTAAAGTCCTCTTTTTTatgcagtgtttggtatgcattcttagtggaATGCATTCTAGTTCGATTTCGCATATTCTTAgacaataaaaataactatttttatcacccgagaatgcgaaatcgacttgAAATatataccaaacactgccttagtTTGTAAGTACAGAACCATAGTTTCTGTATTTTCATTTGAAAGCAAGTAAAATGTATCAGACACTACAATTACCAGTGTAAAAGGTAAATTTCTCAGAAACCAATGGAGAAATCTTCATGCTACTGAACCATAGTTTCTGTATTTTCATTTGAAAGAAAGTAAGGAATCAAATAGTACAATGGGGCAGTGTAAAAGGTAAATTTCtcagaaactaatggagaaaacATACTTTTCCTGCAAAACTTTTCCTATTCTTAGAAATGTATTTCAGCAAAACAATTACTTTATCTGCTGGAGTGTTTTCTAGAAAAGGAAGTTATATTTTTTTACCACAGAGCCTTGGCTGATCTACTTTGGAACTACCAAACTTGGTAATCATTTACTCTTCAGTCTTCACAAGTAATTGGTTAGGTGCCCTCTGCCCATATAGGCAGAGCTACCTACTGTAAGGCAAGGATTTGAGAACTGAAGTAAAGCTCATCAGTTTGTTTAAGACAATTTTTATGCACAGAACAAGATAGAACAATTAACTATTTGTCAAACAGAAGTGAAACTTTTAATTAAGCTTTAAAGCTTTTTTTCAATGTAGGATGTTTGCCCAAATGGGCATTACTGATACAAAACTTAGTAATTCTCATAACATTTGCCTTTCTGCTATTTACactcaagaaaaagaagaaaaaaaggcgGTAGGCCGTCGACGATGAACCCCGACGACTAGGGAAACAAAATAATAAGATCTCCAGCAAGCACTTCATTCATGCCAGCAGAGAAGCATGACTACACATCTCCTTATTATGTAGAGtcttcccctttgctctctgaCAATACCTCCTAGTCCTCTGCTTGACAGTCTTCTCTTAGAGTTACCCATGGAACCATtactcatcttcatcttcttcttcttcttcaactaaTCCTCCTGTGTATCTACTCTTCCACTCTGCTAGCTCTTCACTTCCTTCAATTCCTTTCTTTTGCCTTTGTGAGAGTGAAGTTGAACTTTGAAGGGGAAGCAATTGGCAAGGCCTTCTTATAGGGAAGATGGGTTGTGGTCCATGCTCACCTCAGGTCCAGTAAAGAATCAACTAGGTAGGGCATCAAGGGGCGTGCAATGCCCCCCCCAACCTCTCCAGACAACAAACTTTGGGCCCCACCCCACTTGGAATCCATTCGCCAACCACAACCAAAATATTAAGGTAAACTAATAagcccctctcccccttccttacccaaaaaaaatctctctctctctctctgtgtatgCCATGTCATTCTCTGTTTATACCCACCAACATAATGGGTCTGCCATTACTGTCATTTAATAGCCAATTTCATTAGTTTTGGAGGCATTCTTCAAATTAATCTTGATGAGGTTCTAATTTGGTGAAGAAAACttaattatttctttcctttttggattAACCTAAACAGGGAATAGTCCTATTAGATCTTAATAAACCCAAtattagaaggaaaaaagaaaaaaaacactttgTGTGATCTGACTATATTACATGTTTACTACTACCTTCCCTAATGTTTAAGTATAAATGAGCAGAAGGGTGCTCTTACCATGTCTTTTATTcctctgttttgttttgtttttccctCTCTGACCTTCCTCTCTTCATCaccaaaagggagaaaaaaacaaaatggaagaaaagaataaaggaAAACTATTGGTGTTTATTAGAGTTGACTATCTACCTATAAAGATCCACATGATGGTGCATCAATGGtcaggggaaaaaaataattattgatCAGATGGTTGCTATCATCTCGTTAGGTTGATCTACCAGTTAGGAATTAATAACGCAGTAGAAtagcgatttgcagaagaaaaacgaagGAGATCACACACATAAAACacagatttacgtggttcattGAAAGTGGGCTACGTCCACAGCCGAGTGATAAGATGAGCTTTCACTATACtgaaaaaattacaaaccctcAACCCCTATATAACGTCTCGTGCAATACAGTATAGAGAAATCCTAATCTCcgaaagtacaaaattgcccccagTACGACTCTCAAAAAATTCAAGTTGGGGGCTCCCGCTCCCAAACCCTCGTTTAACAAAACCACCGATATTGGGGAAGAATCACCAATACGTCTTGAATTAAGATGatatcaagcttcaccaataacactacCCTTTGactttattatttctttcagGTTCCAATCCAACGGATTAAGCAGATTTGC is a window encoding:
- the LOC122664933 gene encoding small polypeptide DEVIL 4-like is translated as MKMSNGSMGNSKRRLSSRGLGGIVREQRGRLYIIRRCVVMLLCWHE